A section of the Methanocaldococcus sp. FS406-22 genome encodes:
- a CDS encoding TIGR00269 family protein → MAKCKFCDKDSYIKLKSPKMYLCKEHFVEYFEDKVKKSIEKYKMIDKDEKILVAVSGGKDGHAAAWVLKKLGYNIELFHINLGIKGFSEESLKAVNELAEKLEVPLHVVNLKDITGKTMEDIRGKKCSICGITKRYLMNRFGYENGFDVIVTGHNLDDEVSFILNNILNWNIRYLAKHEPVLPAHDKFLKKVKIFFEIEEELILKYAEAENIPYTTVECKYAEKAITLKHRAYLNELEKERPGIKYQFLSGYMKNRHLFKVEEEDFQFRECEICGMTSAGRICSFCRVWKLYKKKKENKN, encoded by the coding sequence ATGGCTAAATGCAAATTTTGTGATAAAGATAGCTACATAAAGCTAAAATCTCCAAAGATGTATCTATGCAAAGAGCATTTTGTTGAATACTTTGAAGATAAGGTTAAAAAATCCATAGAAAAGTATAAGATGATAGATAAAGACGAAAAAATCTTAGTTGCTGTTTCTGGAGGTAAGGATGGGCATGCAGCAGCATGGGTTTTGAAAAAGCTTGGCTACAATATTGAGCTATTCCACATAAATTTGGGGATTAAAGGCTTTTCTGAAGAATCCTTAAAGGCTGTAAATGAGTTAGCTGAAAAATTGGAAGTTCCTCTACATGTTGTTAATTTAAAAGACATTACTGGAAAAACCATGGAGGATATTAGGGGAAAGAAGTGCTCAATCTGTGGAATAACTAAGAGGTATTTGATGAATAGATTTGGTTATGAAAATGGGTTTGATGTTATTGTTACTGGGCATAACTTGGATGATGAGGTATCTTTTATCTTAAATAATATTTTGAATTGGAATATTAGATATTTGGCTAAGCATGAGCCAGTTCTTCCAGCCCATGATAAATTTTTAAAGAAGGTTAAGATATTCTTTGAGATTGAGGAGGAGTTGATTTTAAAGTATGCTGAGGCCGAAAATATCCCATATACAACCGTTGAATGTAAATATGCAGAGAAAGCAATAACTTTAAAACATAGAGCTTATTTAAATGAGTTGGAGAAGGAAAGGCCGGGCATTAAGTATCAATTCCTATCTGGCTATATGAAGAATAGGCATCTATTTAAAGTTGAGGAAGAGGATTTCCAGTTTAGAGAGTGTGAAATCTGCGGAATGACTTCTGCTGGAAGAATCTGCTCATTCTGTAGAGTTTGGAAGCTCTATAAGAAAAAGAAAGAAAATAAAAATTAA
- a CDS encoding TIGR00300 family protein produces the protein MFMREIELRGHIIDSLILPKVFDKILDMGGDYKVLEFEIGKRKIDPSYAKILVIGRDEKHVDEILNELRDLGAEIPEIEEVELQPAEKDMVLPEGFYSTTNHKTFIRFKGKWIEVENQKMDGAIVVYPDEMRAEVKTIRNIKKGDLVVVGHKGVRVIPPEKPREAGGLFEFMKSDASSEKPKETIIRRIAKEMYEIREKYRKTGEGGIVVVAGPAIIHTGAGWALAKLIRMGYVQALFAGNALATHDIESVLYGTSLGVDLKTGRSVPGGHSHHLRAINTIMRAGSIKNAVEQGILKEGVMYECIKNNIPYVLAGSIRDDGPLPDVITDVVKAQEMMRELLKGKDMVLMLSTMLHSIATGNLLPSWVKTICVDINPAVVTKLMDRGTSQALGVVTDVGVFLPMLVEELEKLEKENKKEGNRGGEDEN, from the coding sequence ATGTTCATGAGAGAAATTGAATTAAGAGGGCATATTATTGATAGCTTAATCCTACCAAAGGTTTTCGATAAAATTTTGGATATGGGTGGAGATTATAAAGTTTTGGAGTTTGAGATTGGTAAGAGGAAGATAGACCCAAGTTATGCAAAGATATTGGTTATTGGAAGGGATGAGAAGCATGTAGATGAAATTTTAAATGAGTTGAGAGATTTAGGAGCTGAAATTCCAGAGATTGAAGAGGTTGAGTTACAACCAGCTGAGAAAGATATGGTTTTACCAGAGGGATTTTATTCAACTACCAATCATAAAACCTTTATTAGATTTAAAGGAAAGTGGATAGAGGTAGAGAATCAAAAAATGGATGGGGCTATCGTAGTTTATCCAGATGAAATGAGGGCTGAGGTAAAGACAATTAGAAATATCAAAAAAGGAGATTTGGTCGTTGTTGGGCATAAGGGAGTTAGGGTTATTCCTCCAGAGAAGCCAAGAGAAGCTGGAGGACTATTTGAATTTATGAAATCAGATGCATCCTCAGAGAAGCCAAAGGAAACAATTATTAGGAGGATAGCCAAAGAGATGTATGAAATTAGGGAAAAATATAGAAAAACTGGAGAAGGAGGAATTGTAGTTGTTGCAGGGCCAGCTATAATTCACACAGGAGCTGGATGGGCTTTGGCTAAGCTTATTAGGATGGGTTATGTTCAAGCTTTATTTGCTGGAAATGCATTAGCTACTCACGATATAGAGAGCGTTTTATATGGCACATCCTTAGGGGTTGATTTAAAGACAGGAAGAAGTGTTCCAGGAGGGCATAGCCATCACTTAAGGGCTATAAATACAATAATGAGGGCTGGGAGTATAAAGAATGCTGTAGAGCAGGGAATTTTAAAAGAGGGAGTTATGTATGAGTGTATAAAAAACAACATCCCCTATGTCTTAGCTGGAAGTATAAGAGATGACGGGCCGTTACCAGATGTTATTACCGATGTTGTTAAAGCTCAGGAAATGATGAGGGAACTTTTAAAAGGAAAGGATATGGTTCTAATGCTATCTACTATGCTACACTCAATAGCTACTGGGAATTTGTTGCCTTCATGGGTTAAAACTATCTGCGTTGATATAAATCCAGCAGTTGTAACAAAGCTGATGGATAGAGGGACTTCTCAAGCTTTAGGAGTGGTTACTGATGTTGGTGTCTTTTTACCAATGTTGGTTGAAGAATTGGAAAAATTAGAGAAAGAAAATAAAAAAGAAGGAAATAGAGGAGGAGAGGATGAGAACTGA
- a CDS encoding pyridoxal phosphate-dependent aminotransferase, whose amino-acid sequence MRNPIIDVGAKELSYEIREIVDVAKKIEEFGINITWENIGDPVAKGEKIPDWIKDIIAEIVKNDNSYAYCPTKGLVETREFLAEQTNKRGGVQITAEDIIFFNGLGDAIAKIYGLLKRQIRVINPSPSYSTHSSAEASHAGSLPVTYFLDPYNYWYPDIDDLEKRIKYNPAVSGILVINPDNPTGAVYPKKILDEIVDLANEYDLFIICDEIYCNLVYNGRKQHLLCEVIDDVCGLSLKGISKELPWPGARCGWIEVYNADKDEEFKRYVESIYKAKLIEVCSTTLPQMAIPRIMGHRNYKKYLNERNKFFEKRSNTAYKKLKDLEGIIANRTNGAFYMSVVFEDSYLNGNNSIKIENEKLKEFIENQIKDASIDKKFVYYLLASTGICVVPLTSFCSQLNGFRVTLLERDDEKFEWIFDTLAEKIDEFLKN is encoded by the coding sequence ATGAGGAATCCCATAATAGATGTAGGAGCTAAGGAATTGAGCTATGAAATTAGAGAGATTGTAGATGTGGCCAAAAAAATAGAGGAGTTTGGAATAAACATAACATGGGAAAATATAGGAGACCCTGTAGCTAAAGGAGAAAAAATCCCAGACTGGATTAAAGATATTATAGCAGAGATAGTTAAAAACGACAACTCCTATGCTTACTGCCCTACTAAGGGTTTAGTTGAAACGAGAGAATTCTTAGCTGAACAGACAAACAAAAGAGGAGGAGTTCAGATAACTGCTGAAGACATCATATTCTTTAATGGATTAGGAGATGCCATAGCAAAGATTTATGGTTTATTAAAAAGGCAGATTAGGGTTATAAACCCCTCTCCATCATACTCAACCCATTCTTCTGCAGAGGCATCTCACGCTGGCTCTCTTCCAGTAACATACTTCTTAGACCCTTACAATTATTGGTATCCAGATATTGATGATTTGGAGAAGAGGATTAAATACAACCCAGCAGTTAGTGGGATTTTAGTTATAAATCCTGATAACCCAACTGGAGCAGTATATCCAAAAAAAATCTTAGATGAAATTGTTGATTTAGCTAATGAATACGATTTATTCATTATCTGCGATGAAATATACTGTAACTTAGTTTATAATGGAAGGAAACAGCATTTGCTGTGTGAGGTTATAGATGATGTCTGCGGTTTATCATTAAAGGGCATATCAAAAGAGCTCCCATGGCCAGGGGCAAGATGTGGATGGATAGAGGTTTATAACGCTGATAAGGATGAGGAATTTAAAAGATATGTTGAAAGCATTTACAAAGCCAAGTTGATAGAGGTTTGTTCCACTACTCTACCTCAAATGGCAATTCCAAGGATAATGGGGCATAGAAATTATAAAAAATATTTAAATGAGAGGAATAAGTTCTTTGAAAAAAGGTCAAACACTGCTTATAAAAAATTAAAGGATTTAGAGGGTATTATAGCAAACAGAACCAATGGAGCTTTCTATATGTCTGTTGTATTTGAAGACAGCTATTTAAATGGGAATAACTCAATAAAAATAGAGAATGAAAAACTAAAAGAGTTTATAGAAAACCAAATAAAAGATGCATCTATAGATAAGAAGTTTGTTTATTATTTATTGGCTTCAACTGGTATCTGTGTTGTTCCTCTAACCTCATTCTGCTCTCAACTTAATGGATTTAGAGTTACTTTGTTGGAGAGGGATGATGAAAAGTTTGAGTGGATATTTGATACCTTAGCAGAAAAAATAGATGAATTTTTAAAGAATTAA
- a CDS encoding 2-phosphoglycerate kinase: MNLQNDIIVRGKSYEMPFSKGILARSLTAAGLKPSIAYRIAWDIYEMLKKENIRVIDKADLRRRVYYYLISKNYDEVAKKYLLWRMVLDRRPIVILIGGASGVGTSTIAFEIASRLGIPSVIGTDSIREIMRKVISRDLIPTLYESSYTAWKVLRDDEGNKYIKGFERHSEAVLTGVEGLIDRCLVEGQSVIIEGTHLIPTLLKDKYLENSHIVFIMLTIYNEELHKMRFYARGRVSRRPTERYLKYFKIIRMINDYMVETAKKKGVPVVENINISETVDKCLNIITERLKTMIELEGLSEEDMLEENL; encoded by the coding sequence ATGAATTTGCAGAATGATATTATTGTGAGGGGAAAATCCTATGAGATGCCATTTTCAAAGGGTATTTTAGCAAGGTCTTTAACTGCTGCAGGTTTAAAACCAAGTATTGCCTATAGAATAGCTTGGGACATCTATGAAATGCTAAAAAAAGAGAATATCAGAGTTATAGATAAAGCTGATTTGAGGAGAAGAGTTTATTATTACCTAATTTCAAAAAATTACGATGAAGTTGCTAAAAAATATCTACTATGGAGAATGGTCTTAGATAGGAGGCCAATAGTTATCCTAATTGGTGGAGCGAGTGGGGTTGGAACTTCAACTATTGCCTTTGAGATTGCCTCAAGATTGGGGATTCCAAGCGTTATTGGAACTGATTCCATAAGGGAGATTATGAGGAAAGTCATATCAAGAGATTTAATTCCAACTCTCTATGAATCAAGTTATACAGCCTGGAAGGTTTTGAGGGATGATGAGGGCAACAAATACATTAAAGGGTTTGAGAGGCACTCTGAGGCAGTATTAACTGGGGTGGAGGGGCTTATAGATAGATGTTTGGTTGAAGGGCAGAGTGTAATTATTGAGGGAACTCACTTAATTCCAACATTATTAAAGGATAAATATTTGGAGAACTCTCACATCGTCTTTATTATGCTAACAATTTATAATGAGGAGTTACATAAAATGAGGTTCTATGCAAGGGGAAGGGTTTCGAGGAGACCTACTGAGAGGTATCTAAAATACTTTAAAATCATTAGAATGATAAACGATTATATGGTTGAAACGGCAAAGAAAAAAGGTGTCCCAGTTGTTGAGAACATAAATATTAGTGAAACTGTTGATAAGTGCCTAAATATAATTACTGAGAGATTAAAAACAATGATTGAGTTGGAGGGTTTGAGTGAGGAAGATATGTTAGAGGAAAATTTATAA
- a CDS encoding DUF2100 domain-containing protein, translating to MRTEYSKDLIRKGISTISQLKKAKVKVEKADKKISYKDAKPGKIDVGEFKKAVYLLIEADDFLYKKAPKHELNEEEAKEFCKLIIKCQEHLNKVLSNFGFEFEEKEISEDALYIVSNKKLFRKLKNKNPNLKVVCTEGMLDIEDMKAIGVPEKALEGLKKKVEIARKNVERFIEKYKPDKIFVVVEDDKDELLYLRAKNLYNAEKLDADEILD from the coding sequence ATGAGAACTGAATATTCAAAAGATTTGATAAGAAAGGGGATTTCAACTATCTCTCAATTAAAAAAAGCTAAGGTAAAGGTAGAGAAAGCTGATAAAAAAATATCTTACAAAGATGCAAAGCCAGGAAAGATAGATGTTGGTGAGTTTAAAAAGGCAGTTTATTTGTTGATTGAGGCGGATGACTTCTTATATAAAAAAGCTCCAAAACATGAATTAAATGAAGAGGAAGCTAAAGAATTCTGCAAACTAATTATAAAATGCCAAGAGCATTTAAATAAAGTTCTATCTAACTTTGGATTTGAGTTTGAAGAAAAGGAGATTAGTGAAGATGCGTTATACATTGTCTCAAATAAAAAGTTATTCAGAAAGCTTAAAAACAAAAATCCTAATTTAAAAGTTGTATGCACTGAGGGAATGTTGGATATAGAGGATATGAAAGCCATTGGAGTTCCAGAAAAAGCTTTGGAAGGATTGAAGAAAAAGGTTGAAATAGCAAGGAAGAATGTTGAGAGATTTATAGAGAAGTATAAACCAGATAAGATTTTTGTTGTGGTTGAGGATGATAAAGATGAACTCCTCTATTTGAGAGCTAAAAATCTTTATAATGCTGAAAAATTAGATGCTGATGAAATTTTAGATTAA
- the acsC gene encoding acetyl-CoA decarbonylase/synthase complex subunit gamma has product MPKKVSAMDIYKLLPKTNCKKCGQPSCMAFATKLLEKEVTIDQCPILNTPKFEKNKKKIIELISPPVKEVWFGNEERKAVMGGDEVMYRYQLSFFNPTPIGIDISDELSEEEIKNRAKEIENFVFERTGEKLKLDFIVIRNASGDVEKFKKAIEIVEKETKMPICIASLNPEVIKEALKVVKSKPMVYAATKETLNDFIKAIKELKKDVVLVLSSNNVKDLKNMAAKCLANGIEDLVLEPHTYPENIAETLDLNVMIRRSAIEKEDKYLGFPILNLPINAYYYALNNECPISGFFEDKEVVAKMFEATIANTLMNRYADALIMHGTDIWELMPVLTLRQCIYTDPRKPQAVEPGLYPIGNPDENSPVILTTNFSLTFYTVTGDFEKDNVTCWLLVMDTGGRAVDVSVAGGQYNGENAKKLIEETGIADKVSHRIIILPALAASTRGDIEDKTGWTCVVGTRDSSQVGDFLRKNWNKILKEWKEKNQTT; this is encoded by the coding sequence ATGCCTAAAAAAGTTAGTGCAATGGATATTTATAAGTTATTACCAAAAACAAACTGTAAAAAATGTGGTCAGCCATCTTGTATGGCATTTGCTACAAAATTGTTGGAGAAAGAAGTTACAATTGACCAATGTCCAATTCTAAATACACCAAAATTTGAAAAAAATAAAAAGAAGATTATAGAGCTCATCTCTCCACCTGTAAAGGAAGTATGGTTTGGAAATGAAGAAAGAAAGGCAGTTATGGGTGGAGACGAAGTAATGTATAGATATCAGTTATCGTTCTTCAACCCTACACCAATTGGTATTGATATTAGCGATGAGTTGAGTGAAGAAGAAATTAAAAATAGGGCTAAAGAGATAGAGAACTTTGTATTTGAAAGAACCGGAGAAAAACTAAAATTAGACTTTATTGTTATAAGAAATGCTTCCGGAGATGTTGAGAAATTCAAAAAAGCTATAGAGATAGTTGAGAAAGAAACAAAGATGCCTATCTGTATCGCCTCCCTAAATCCAGAGGTTATAAAAGAAGCTTTAAAGGTTGTTAAATCAAAACCAATGGTTTATGCTGCAACAAAAGAGACATTAAATGACTTCATAAAAGCCATTAAAGAGCTTAAAAAAGATGTTGTTTTGGTGTTATCATCAAATAATGTTAAAGATTTAAAGAACATGGCTGCAAAGTGCTTAGCTAATGGTATTGAAGATTTGGTTTTAGAACCTCACACTTACCCAGAGAATATTGCTGAAACATTAGATTTGAATGTGATGATTAGAAGAAGTGCCATTGAGAAGGAGGATAAATACTTAGGCTTTCCAATATTGAATTTGCCAATTAACGCTTATTATTACGCTTTAAATAATGAATGCCCAATATCTGGATTTTTTGAGGATAAAGAGGTTGTAGCTAAGATGTTTGAAGCTACAATAGCCAATACGTTGATGAATAGATATGCAGATGCCTTAATTATGCATGGAACAGATATATGGGAGCTAATGCCAGTATTAACATTGAGACAGTGCATCTACACTGACCCAAGAAAACCACAAGCAGTTGAGCCAGGATTGTATCCAATCGGTAATCCAGATGAGAACAGCCCAGTTATATTAACAACTAACTTTTCATTAACATTCTATACAGTTACAGGAGACTTTGAGAAAGATAACGTTACCTGCTGGCTATTAGTGATGGACACAGGAGGAAGGGCAGTTGATGTCTCAGTTGCAGGAGGGCAGTATAATGGTGAAAACGCCAAAAAATTAATTGAAGAAACAGGAATCGCTGATAAAGTTAGCCATAGGATAATAATATTACCAGCATTAGCAGCTTCTACAAGGGGAGATATTGAAGATAAAACTGGTTGGACCTGTGTTGTTGGAACAAGAGATTCGTCCCAAGTTGGTGACTTCTTAAGGAAAAACTGGAATAAGATATTAAAAGAATGGAAGGAGAAGAACCAAACCACATAA
- a CDS encoding TrkH family potassium uptake protein — MGICRLTKKDIEGIFHILGGIIQIIGVFTLVPCIVSIYYDENTLLDFLIPGLFFTIFGFILKRITKPRVLKLHHTMVASALSWLIASFIGAIPLYLSIHYFSYVDAVYESMSAWTTTGMTLIPNVEVLPKSILFWRSFQQWIGGVGILVLSALVLARSGTVAYLLYTSEARQERIMPSAIGTIKTIIWIYVLYTILGVLLLYLSGLSFWDALNLTMTGISTGGMSISNYSFPYNDFAKIVMIGIMMVGGVISFSIHHRILTGKYFNDIQTKYALIIIPIISIIISIKDKVPIIDSLFTVVSAMTSTGFTTINIGNLSALSLFLIIFLMLIGGGAGTTTGGVKIIRFLVILKALWYEIKEIIYPKSAVIHEHLNGIDLDYNIVREAFVVFFLYCLSSFLTALIFIALGYSPYDSIFDAISFTSNIGISLGVVTLKTPIIGKIAGIIAMWIGRLEIIPVLVLFATLYLNLEKTINKRKKTH, encoded by the coding sequence ATGGGGATTTGCAGACTAACAAAAAAAGATATTGAGGGGATTTTTCACATTTTGGGAGGCATTATACAAATTATTGGAGTGTTTACATTAGTCCCTTGCATAGTTTCAATATATTATGATGAGAATACTCTTTTAGATTTTTTAATTCCAGGGCTGTTTTTTACTATTTTTGGTTTTATTTTAAAAAGGATTACCAAGCCAAGAGTTTTAAAATTACATCATACTATGGTTGCTTCTGCATTATCCTGGTTAATTGCCTCTTTTATAGGGGCCATACCTTTATACTTATCCATACATTATTTTTCTTATGTTGATGCAGTTTATGAAAGCATGTCTGCCTGGACAACAACAGGAATGACTTTAATTCCAAATGTTGAAGTTTTACCAAAATCTATTTTATTTTGGAGGAGCTTTCAGCAGTGGATTGGTGGAGTTGGGATATTGGTTTTATCAGCATTAGTTTTAGCAAGGTCTGGGACTGTTGCATATTTGTTATATACATCTGAGGCAAGACAGGAGAGAATAATGCCAAGTGCCATAGGAACAATAAAAACCATCATTTGGATTTATGTTCTATATACTATTTTAGGAGTTCTTTTATTGTATTTATCTGGATTAAGTTTTTGGGATGCTTTAAATTTGACGATGACAGGTATTAGTACTGGAGGAATGAGTATAAGCAATTATAGCTTTCCATATAACGATTTCGCTAAAATTGTTATGATTGGTATAATGATGGTTGGAGGAGTTATCTCCTTTTCTATTCACCATAGAATATTAACTGGGAAGTATTTTAATGATATTCAAACAAAGTATGCGTTAATTATCATACCAATCATTTCTATAATTATCTCAATAAAAGATAAAGTTCCAATAATTGATTCTCTTTTTACTGTAGTTTCAGCAATGACATCAACTGGATTCACCACTATAAATATAGGCAATCTTTCAGCTCTATCTCTATTTTTAATCATCTTTTTAATGCTGATTGGTGGAGGAGCAGGAACAACAACTGGAGGGGTTAAGATAATAAGATTTTTAGTTATACTAAAAGCCCTCTGGTATGAAATAAAAGAAATTATATATCCAAAATCAGCTGTAATCCATGAACACCTTAATGGTATTGATTTAGATTATAATATAGTTAGAGAAGCATTTGTCGTATTCTTTTTATACTGTTTATCTTCGTTCTTAACAGCTTTAATATTTATAGCTTTGGGATATAGCCCTTATGATTCAATATTCGATGCCATTTCTTTTACTTCAAATATAGGCATATCTTTGGGAGTGGTTACCTTAAAAACTCCAATAATTGGAAAAATAGCTGGAATTATAGCTATGTGGATTGGTAGATTAGAAATCATCCCAGTACTTGTTTTATTTGCCACATTGTATTTAAATTTAGAAAAAACTATTAATAAGCGAAAGAAAACCCATTAA